The sequence tgaaagaaagaagaaacttTATAAGGTACCTTTATCAGAAACTAAGGGAAGTTTGAACGTCTGACAAATCTCATTTCCGAGTATGGTCCAGAAGGAAAATAACAGCTCGCCAACAAATAACCTTTTCGAATTTTCAGTCATATTCTAATTTTGAATCATAGTGGACGATATGTCTTCCCACTATCAATAATATTGTACGTAATAGGATAGGAAACCTATCTATTCATCAAGTTCAAAGTGTCAATATCCATACAACAATAACATCCAAAAATTTGGACGATGATCCTTTAATAAGAACAGATATGGATGAATCGATATGGGACTTGTGCCATATTCTTGACTACTAGTGCAACTGATGTCCCAAGAATTACCTTTCTTTGTGTGCTGGGGACTGCTAAATCGTCATTGTGCATCACTTTTGGATGAACCTGGTTCTTTTGAGAATTTGCGCCATTGTTCTTTGTTCTTTTCAACTGAAGCAGAATTCTTAACAAACTCGGAGAGTCCTTGCCTCAAAGCCCCTAAATTTACCCCTTTGCCCACCAATATACTTGTGACACCCATTTTTGAAACCTGAAAAATACTGCTTTAGCTTACTATGTGTATCTCTAGGATTTGCATGTAGCAATTATTTGATCTAGACCGACGAGCGATGTAATTAATTGAATCGACTGAATGCATGATACAATTGACAAAAAGTGATTTTACCGCCTGTATGTTCCgattttcatcatcaaaaaacAGCATCTCATTGTAGGGCACCGTAGTCTTTCGGTTGATTTTCTGAAAGTGTTCCGTCTTGTGTGTCCAACTGGAGAATATCTCCTGCAACACTAAGTCATTAGCATGATGACCTCACACAGTAAGCAGCATCAGCTAAAAATGAATATAGAGAGCCCAGTCATGAAAGTGAGCATTTTACACAGCTTGTTTGGATGGTTACCTATTTATTGTATcatattattaattcaaatacaatatttgttttgattgttacttaaatttTAGTGTATCCTATTGTTAAATTTGTCGTTGTGTAACGATGAAAGGttatcattttatgcaacagtCCATTTGGTGTGATCAGTTTGTTCTCATCTTGCCCTTATTACTTAACTACCTGATTTTACCCTTtatcctaatttatttttttaataattccaTCCGAAACCTTTTCTTTGGTAATATTATTAGCAATTCTTTAGGTTGTTGGTGCCAGGAAATGTGAAATGACAgaaacaatacaatataagaaTTTCCTAAGAGGTTCCTACAGTGATGAACTTTGTCTCGATACCTTTGAGCTATCCTAATTCTTGAGGTCGCTAAGAAGTGGCTAAAAGAAGATACCTTGACGACTCAGTTGATATAGGTAAGTGGCCCACAAGTGAGTAAGTTGACAAGGAAAGTAGAGAGAATATCAATTGATACGGAGTGTTGATAATAGATAAAGATAAACGCTCTTTATGACCAACTAGTTTTAGACAAGTGCTGGTTTACCTGCTATGTTGCTCactctttttaaaaatgttgTCGCACATATGTCGGGTTCTCCTATATTCACTACTTTGGGAGTATCTTACATGCACCCGTCACATTTTTGAAAAGTCCGAGAAACATGTTTACGAGCCTAGATACTTGGGTGCCTCCTTTGAATTTAGTGCCAATTAAGACTGGTCAACGGAACGGGACGTACCGGTACCGTTCTGGTACTGTTCCGGTTCGTTCCGGTTCGTTCCGTTTTGGTTGCCTACGGGACGGGACGGGATAGTCTGAACCGGTACACGGAACGGGACGAAACCGTGATTTCGTACCGGTGTACCGGTACCGGTTCATCCCGGTTCattccggtccggtccggttcCGGTCcgatttatttaatatatattaatttttttatattttatattttatataatttatatttaatttaatttttttaaaattaaaatttttatttatttaatatttacaagatacaagttataaatataacttataaaataaatattaatgaatataagtaataacttataaagtataaactttaaaagagttaaattttgaaaactttattagaCTTTACTAGCAAacttaacaacaacaaaaaaattaataaaatatctttaaaataaacttaagtaaaaattatagtataaatttaaaaactattaatttatacttaaaaaataaaaaaaataattatattttcgtaATTCCAAAAATATCGTCCCGTTAATTCCAACCCCGTTCCATCCCGGTCCGTTCCGGTTCATTCCGGTTCCATCCCGGTATATAGTGGAACGGGACGGAACCGATGAATCATCCCGGTAATTCCGGTCCGGTTCATCCCGGTACCGGTCAACATACCGGTCAACGGgttccggtccggtccggtaccGGTTCATTCCGGTCCGGTGAACCGATTCCGGTCCGTTGACCAGTCTTAGTGCCAATCATAAGGTAGAAATGAATCCTATGCTTGTTGCTAGATAGTCATTCCGGCCAAGACACCTCAGtctgaattttttttccttttgatatGTGAGAAGAACGTCACCTTGATTACTTCTCaggaaaaaataaacattatatgTAGAGCCAAGATGTTGATGCCGGTTCTAAagctaaaaaggaaatttactTCTCCTTCAAGTTTATTCAGCAATAGCTGAATACGGACACAACTTCAAGTAAGTGGGTCAAGTGCGAAACAAAGAAGGTATTATTTGACTTAATATTTAAAGAGGTTAAGTTTTTCCACCTACAGtgaagttaaatatttaagcTCCTAGTCCCAAAATCCAAGATAAACTAAATTTGTCTCAAGTACATTCCCAGATCTATATAGGAGGTGATTAGAAAACCAACTAAACCATCAAGACGGAAAGACCAGCCAATTTGACTAGAATGTGGCCTGCAAATAATTTATGGACCACACAAATCTGAAGATGCCTTCTGAGTCTGGTTTGCCTAGAAAATGTTTAATAAACTAAGTTGGACTGTAGAAATCAgaaaaattagtaaataatttacatatatgcAGGGCCAATCTGAAAAGTGAAATTGGCATGAAATATTTGCTATGTTGAAACCTTTCTGAGAAAAGGGAACAAGAAACTCTATTTAGGATAAACTAAAGACTAGCTAACAAAAAGCCCTGAATCAAACTGCAACAGTTTGTTCAAGTTATATAGAAGCCTTTTGTTTtttacttcacatttttggTCATGAAGGGCTTTTTAAAAGTATTCATTCATTTCTATGCGACATTAAACTCTTCATCCCATATCATATGGATAACATAGTTATGGACCTATTTTTGTCTCTCTACTCCAGCGTACTGTCCAACTCCTCAACCATGAAAAGCATGGTTGCAACAACGTCAGCTACTAACAAGGAGGCACAGAGCTAAATGTGCAGCAGAATTAActaatatcaataaaatttgcaGGTTACatagaaacaaaagaaaaataaaacaagatgcTGAGATTTCTATCATCTCACCTGGGCTACAAACATTGATTTTATCTCCAGTTTTTGAAGGAAAGCGTTAGCTATATCTGGAGTTGGCGATCTTGAGGCAATAGCAACATTCACTCCTTTGTCTTTGAAGGCATGCAAGATACCTTTGGCCTGAGGATACATCGATGGCTTCTCATTTTTGGAGCGGCATTCACTGAAAGAATCAAAGCAGACAGAAATGGTATTATGAGTAAACCAAGAGTACAAGACCAAGTTTAAGCAAATAATAAGCTCTCTTTTGTTTTGGATAGATAATAAGGGTGTTGAAAATATAGGTGCAGTCACTTCCAGTTGTAGCAAGCATGTTAATACAGAGACAAGAAACATATAATTCAATCAACTCATACATCCCTGGCTTTAGAAAATCATTACATAGTATGCTTGTTTCCTAAAGTAGAGCTCTACTTAGTATTAACTCAATCAAAATACAAAGTGTACCTATAAAAGCCATAAACCCGCGGTGGAtctagaatttaaatttaacagGTTCAACTTGAACTCAttgtaatattaaattatttattcagGTCTAACATTTGTTAAGATGTTTATCATATATATCCTGTCTTGAAAGTAATGGGTTCAGATGATCCTATATTGACGAGAGGCTACGTCCTCCCCTGGACATAGCCCTCCTCATTCCCCCGGGGTTGGATGTAGAGTGTTCATCCGAACCTAATAGCTTTGATTGGAACTCTGTCTATGCGCTAAGAATTTCACCTACATATAGTAACCAGTTGACCAAATGAACTTGTACTAGATTCCCATAGAGTTCAAAACTCAATCCTGCTAGCAGAATAAGAAATCAATTACTCAATATCAATCCCTTTTCGCCCAAAAGagaacacaaaataaaaaagaaagaaaagaagttcCAACACAGCGACAGGGAAAGCAAATCAATTActctgaaaaagaaaagaagagtcAAAATTGGGCATCAGTTCAAATCCaggaagaagagagagagagatatacCAATAAAAGGGCCAAAGGGTATAATCAAGATCGAAGACGACGAGACGAGGAAGAACTTGGAACAATCCCATTATCTCCATTGCTTCATTCTTCACCTTTTCGTCTCCCATCTCTCCTTACCGCGTCCACGCTTTCCCTGCCGCCAACACCCCTTTTCTATTATCTATACCCACTGTCGCATATTTTCTTGCGTGCGAGGGTATTCTTGTCTATACATTTTTcgtattttcattaatttaaaatcaagtgtacaaataaataaatatatttataagttatCTTTGATGGAACAAATGTGAGTAACACATCACAATTCTTtattaatactaaaaaaaaaaacttaatatatactaGAATCACaggtttaagaaaaaaaaatgttcgaCTTCTAAAATTAAGCCTGCCATCTAATTGGACTTctaaaaatgacttttctaCACTTTATTATTTGGAGACGACAATAGCCTGAAAATTGGTATGCATACATACTCAACATCTGAATGTTGCCAAAATTTACTTACTGGGAACTGGTTCCATTATAATATACCATCTAAGGTCAGCTTGATAGGAAATAGAAATTCAGGTACCAAATCAAACACCATTGAAAAAAGGTTTTGTAAAGGCTACAGAATAATCCGTCCTGCTCACACACAAATACGATACGAGGCATGTGGAATGAAGGAATAGACGAACACCTGGTTTAGTACGATATAACTGTTGCTAGGAAAATGGTCTATGTAACTGTACATATTTTGCAATACATCTAGTGAAAATTTTCAATCTCACATAGGTAAAAAGGCAGGTAAAACACATGAACATCAAGTTCGCTCATTTGAGCTTTCCTTTCCAACTTTTCTCCTCAATTTCGACAGTGATTTGCCATAGCCATAAATGCCAGCTCTATTTCTCAAGCCCTCTCCTGTATCAACAGAGCTTCAAGCTCTTCTCTACGACGCTCCAAATCCTGAAATTATAATCATTAATATGTTTTCAGGAATAGTGAGAAGGAGATAAACAGATGAGTCAATGTCATCCACGATGGAAATAGGAGCAGGTCAAGAAACAATAGTTTGAAATTCATACTCAAATGATGCAGCTGGAGTTGTGAAAGGGGAAATGGGGGAGAACAGATATTTTTTTTCCTGCAAGTCTTCAGGGATTAGCGTATCCGAATATATGGAAGGCAGGTATTAAGGGTTTACTaccattatttcaaaaaatgagaaGCATAACCAAAAACA comes from Solanum pennellii chromosome 1, SPENNV200 and encodes:
- the LOC107008111 gene encoding magnesium-dependent phosphatase 1; amino-acid sequence: MGDEKVKNEAMEIMGLFQVLPRLVVFDLDYTLWPFYCECRSKNEKPSMYPQAKGILHAFKDKGVNVAIASRSPTPDIANAFLQKLEIKSMFVAQEIFSSWTHKTEHFQKINRKTTVPYNEMLFFDDENRNIQAVSKMGVTSILVGKGVNLGALRQGLSEFVKNSASVEKNKEQWRKFSKEPGSSKSDAQ